A genomic region of Photobacterium swingsii contains the following coding sequences:
- the tolR gene encoding protein TolR: protein MAYQPKKRKMTAEINVVPYIDVMLVLLIIFMVTAPFVTQGVDVELPGTTTAKTVAELSKDDSGAPIIIEVDQHGNLGVSVNNADVIRGLDMNTMLTRVRAELQLNPKSTVLVGGDSRAQYAYIIETLDALNRAGVASVGLMTEPLEQ from the coding sequence ATGGCTTACCAACCTAAGAAACGTAAGATGACGGCTGAAATTAATGTCGTACCTTATATTGACGTCATGTTGGTACTGCTCATCATCTTTATGGTTACTGCACCTTTTGTGACCCAAGGGGTAGATGTCGAGTTACCTGGTACAACAACGGCAAAAACGGTTGCAGAGTTATCTAAAGATGACAGCGGTGCACCGATCATTATTGAAGTCGATCAACATGGCAATTTAGGGGTCAGCGTTAATAATGCTGATGTGATTCGTGGCCTTGATATGAACACCATGTTGACGCGTGTGCGTGCCGAATTGCAGTTAAACCCTAAATCAACCGTGTTAGTTGGCGGTGATAGCCGTGCACAATATGCTTACATCATAGAAACACTCGATGCGTTAAACCGTGCAGGTGTGGCTTCGGTAGGTCTAATGACTGAACCGTTAGAGCAGTAG